CACGGCAGCGCGGCACGATTGGGGGGCGGTAAACACCAGCTCATAATCGTCCCCTCCCGCCAACACGCAGCCGTATAAAGCCGTTTTATCCAAGTTATCGCGCAACTGCGGCAAGGTGGGTACTTCTTCGGCAAAAATCTCTGCGTCCACACCCGAGGCCTGCAAAATATGCCCCAAATCTTGCGCCAAGCCGTCTGAAATATCTTGTGCCGCCCGGGCAAACGGCAGCAGAGCCTGCCCCAAAGCCACTCTCGGCTCCGGTCTCAGCCTCACCCGTTCGCATAAATCAAAAACCGAGTCGGGCAAAGCAAACGTTTGCCAATGATGGTGCAATGCGGCGGCAGCCAAACCCAACCGCCCCGACACCCACACATCATCGCCTATTTGTGCGGCATCCCGCCGCAATGCCCTACCCTGCGGCAGCTCGCCGACAATTGTAACATTAAATGCCAAATCACCCTTGGTGGTGTCGCCGCCGATCAGCGTTACGCCGAAACGCCGCGCCAGCGCAAACAAACTGTCGCAGAATTCGGCCAACCAGCTTTCCTGCAATTGCGGCAGCCCGGCACTCAACAACGCCCAGCGCGGAGCCGCACCCATCGCCGCCATATCCGAAATATTCACCGCCAGCACCTTATATGCCAAATCAGCAGGCGCAACATTTTCAAAGAAATGCCTGTTTTTCAGCAACATATCGCTACTGAAACATAAATCATACCCTGCACGCGGGCGGACAACGGCCGCGTCGTCGCCTATACCGAGCAATACGTCTGCATCGGTTTGCGCACGGTATAAATAGCGGCGGATAAAATCAAATTCTTTCATAAGATCAGGCCGTCTGAAAAACAGATTATTTCTTCGAAAATCACAACCGTTAATACCGGTTCGGTTAATGATTATAAACCGTTTCCAAACAAGCTATACCACACCTTTCAAAACAAAACCCCGCCGAAGCGGGGTTTGCTCTCCAACCTTAGGTTGATTAAGGACGGGTGTAACCGTGGTAGTTGGAAGCGGGGCCGGGAATCCAACCTTCTTCAGTAGCAGGACGCTCGCCCTCAACTTGGCCGGGAGCAACCTGTTTGGTTACCAAAGTGCGGATCTTAACATCTACACGGCGGTCGGGTTCGATACAAGCGATCAGAGCAGCGCGTTTCTTAGCTTTAGAAACTTTTTTGCCCAAGTTGGCAACTTCAGCTTCGCAAGAAGCGGTCATGCGCGCTTGAGATTCGCCCAAACCAACGGCAGAAATCTTGTTGGAAGCAACGCCTTGGCCAACCAAGTAGTTGGCAACAACATTAGCGCGACGCTCAGACAGGGCTTGGTTGTATTGCTCGGAACCCATGAAGTCGGTGTGACCTTCAACGCGAACGGCTTCAACATTGGTGTTGCTCAAACGTTGTGCCAAAGCGTTCAGGGTTTCGGTGGCTTCGGGGCGCAGGTTGTCTTTATCGAAACCGAACAGAGTGTTGG
The sequence above is a segment of the Neisseria dentiae genome. Coding sequences within it:
- the thiL gene encoding thiamine-phosphate kinase encodes the protein MKEFDFIRRYLYRAQTDADVLLGIGDDAAVVRPRAGYDLCFSSDMLLKNRHFFENVAPADLAYKVLAVNISDMAAMGAAPRWALLSAGLPQLQESWLAEFCDSLFALARRFGVTLIGGDTTKGDLAFNVTIVGELPQGRALRRDAAQIGDDVWVSGRLGLAAAALHHHWQTFALPDSVFDLCERVRLRPEPRVALGQALLPFARAAQDISDGLAQDLGHILQASGVDAEIFAEEVPTLPQLRDNLDKTALYGCVLAGGDDYELVFTAPQSCRAAVLEAGRASGTPVTRIGRITEGCGRLNISDAAGRPVVLASLGFDHFE
- a CDS encoding OmpA family protein; translated protein: MTKQLKLSALFVALVASGTAMASEAHTKHGYTVDREQTVVRNNYGECWKNTYFDKETQGRIECGDATPVATAPQYADETVSLSANTLFGFDKDNLRPEATETLNALAQRLSNTNVEAVRVEGHTDFMGSEQYNQALSERRANVVANYLVGQGVASNKISAVGLGESQARMTASCEAEVANLGKKVSKAKKRAALIACIEPDRRVDVKIRTLVTKQVAPGQVEGERPATEEGWIPGPASNYHGYTRP